One Oryzomonas sagensis DNA segment encodes these proteins:
- the crcB gene encoding fluoride efflux transporter CrcB translates to MKTAATIAIFCAGGGLTRYYLSGWVYSQLGRVFPYGTFAVNIIGAYLIGLVMELGLRSTVIPDTLRLGLTVGFLGGLTTFSTFSYETFKLLEDGQFLVACANVLASVALCLLFTWLGIITVRTMLQGGL, encoded by the coding sequence ATGAAGACCGCTGCCACGATCGCCATCTTCTGCGCCGGGGGGGGGCTTACCCGCTACTACCTTTCCGGCTGGGTCTACAGCCAGCTCGGCCGGGTATTCCCCTACGGCACCTTTGCCGTCAACATCATCGGGGCCTACCTCATCGGCCTGGTCATGGAACTGGGCCTGCGCAGCACCGTCATCCCCGATACCTTGCGCCTGGGGCTGACCGTCGGTTTCCTGGGGGGGCTGACGACCTTCTCCACCTTCAGCTACGAAACCTTCAAGCTGCTGGAGGATGGCCAGTTCCTCGTCGCTTGCGCCAATGTGCTGGCAAGCGTAGCGCTCTGCCTGCTGTTCACCTGGCTGGGTATTATCACCGTCCGAACGATGCTCCAAGGAGGTTTGTGA
- the flgF gene encoding flagellar basal-body rod protein FlgF, with amino-acid sequence MNSGMYSALSGNIAAMKRMDTISNNLANVNTPGFKKDKMTFEGLITSATTPPAYPQAKTADPIMQKETVYIDYATGPVSQTGNTLDVAIDGDGFFAVSTPSGTAYTRQGNFRLTADGTLVTTDGYPVLGQGGPISIKGSKVDINAKGEISVDGTPAGALNLVDFPKPYKLTKTGSALFVPSGAPAAAPQPAKAEVRQGHLEGSNVDTVGEMVQMIENNRYFEACQRVILSYDNMATKAANDLGKL; translated from the coding sequence ATGAACAGTGGCATGTATTCCGCGCTTTCGGGCAATATCGCGGCCATGAAGCGGATGGACACCATCAGCAACAACCTGGCTAATGTGAATACCCCGGGCTTTAAAAAAGACAAGATGACCTTCGAGGGGTTGATCACCAGCGCCACCACGCCGCCGGCGTACCCCCAGGCCAAGACGGCCGACCCGATCATGCAGAAGGAGACCGTCTACATCGATTACGCCACCGGCCCGGTCAGCCAGACCGGCAATACCCTGGACGTGGCGATCGACGGCGACGGCTTTTTCGCCGTCTCGACCCCCAGCGGGACCGCGTACACCCGCCAGGGCAATTTCCGGCTGACCGCGGACGGAACGCTGGTCACGACGGACGGCTACCCGGTTCTGGGGCAGGGGGGCCCGATCAGCATAAAAGGGAGCAAGGTCGACATAAACGCCAAGGGCGAGATCAGTGTCGACGGCACCCCCGCAGGGGCCTTGAACCTGGTGGATTTCCCCAAGCCCTATAAATTGACGAAGACGGGCAGCGCACTGTTCGTGCCATCCGGCGCACCGGCCGCCGCGCCCCAGCCCGCCAAGGCGGAGGTCCGCCAGGGGCACCTGGAGGGGTCCAACGTGGATACGGTCGGCGAGATGGTGCAGATGATCGAAAACAACCGCTACTTTGAAGCATGCCAGCGGGTGATACTGAGCTACGACAATATGGCCACCAAGGCCGCCAATGATCTGGGCAAATTGTAA
- the flgA gene encoding flagellar basal body P-ring formation chaperone FlgA → MIQRLIGILLFCLLLAPSMAAAAPAHQGASPGQARVHEAVSGYIQQKTAHLGLEIRIKRMSINGNPALPEGPLDFEVVAPQQWEGWGNANLGVVVRQRDRVVLNTSVQVEVEALADMVVALRQLDYGAVISEGDVTLQKRDVAAVAGKYSRSLDAIVGRRTRTSIKANAAIRTDQVEKVPLIKSGQLVTIVAENEVMRITVTGRARSAGAEGDTIMVQNLSSLKELPARVVNATTVQVGF, encoded by the coding sequence ATGATACAGCGATTGATCGGCATACTCCTTTTTTGCCTTCTCCTGGCGCCGTCCATGGCCGCGGCCGCCCCGGCGCACCAGGGCGCTTCACCGGGGCAGGCCAGGGTCCATGAGGCCGTGTCCGGGTACATCCAGCAGAAGACCGCCCATCTCGGGCTGGAGATCCGCATCAAACGGATGAGCATCAACGGCAACCCGGCCCTGCCGGAAGGGCCGCTGGATTTTGAGGTGGTGGCCCCGCAGCAGTGGGAAGGGTGGGGCAACGCCAATCTGGGGGTGGTTGTCCGGCAGCGGGACCGCGTGGTGCTGAACACCTCGGTTCAGGTGGAGGTGGAGGCGCTGGCCGATATGGTGGTCGCCCTGCGGCAGCTGGACTACGGCGCGGTCATCTCCGAGGGGGACGTTACCCTGCAGAAGCGGGATGTGGCCGCTGTGGCGGGCAAGTATAGCCGCAGCCTGGATGCCATCGTGGGCAGACGGACGCGGACGTCCATCAAGGCCAACGCCGCGATCCGGACCGACCAGGTGGAAAAGGTCCCCCTGATCAAATCCGGCCAGCTGGTGACCATTGTGGCTGAAAACGAGGTTATGAGGATTACCGTCACCGGCCGGGCCAGGAGTGCCGGCGCGGAAGGGGACACCATCATGGTGCAGAACCTGAGCTCGCTCAAGGAGCTTCCGGCCCGGGTGGTCAACGCCACGACGGTACAGGTGGGGTTCTAG
- the flgG gene encoding flagellar basal-body rod protein FlgG: MLRALWTAASGMQSQQTNIDVIANNLANVNTTGFKKSRADFQDLIYQNLKTTGSPSTNTTQVPTGIQIGLGTRLAAVTKIFTSGDLTQTGNDLDMAIEGDGFFQIQMPDGTTAYSRAGAFKKDSTGRVVTSDGYPLLPEIVIPTNATKISVGNDGTVSVNQAGQTAPTNVGNIQLAQFANPAGLAAQGKNLFLPTDSSGNATTGTPGQTGLGTISQGFLEMSNVNVASEMVNMIVGQRAYEINSKAVQAGDEMLQTANNMKR; encoded by the coding sequence ATGTTACGAGCGCTTTGGACCGCCGCGTCAGGTATGCAGAGCCAGCAAACGAATATCGACGTCATTGCCAACAACCTGGCCAACGTCAACACAACCGGCTTCAAGAAGAGCCGGGCCGATTTCCAGGATTTGATCTACCAGAACCTGAAGACGACCGGTTCCCCGTCCACCAACACCACCCAGGTGCCGACCGGCATCCAGATCGGCCTCGGGACGCGCCTTGCCGCCGTTACCAAGATCTTTACCTCCGGCGATCTCACCCAGACCGGCAACGATCTGGACATGGCCATCGAGGGCGACGGCTTTTTCCAGATCCAGATGCCCGACGGCACAACCGCGTACTCGCGCGCCGGCGCCTTCAAGAAGGACAGCACGGGGCGGGTCGTCACCTCCGACGGTTACCCTCTGCTGCCGGAGATCGTTATCCCGACCAACGCCACCAAGATCAGCGTCGGCAACGACGGGACCGTATCCGTAAACCAGGCCGGCCAGACCGCCCCCACCAACGTGGGCAATATCCAGTTGGCCCAGTTTGCCAATCCCGCGGGGCTGGCGGCCCAGGGGAAAAACCTGTTCCTCCCGACGGATTCTTCCGGCAACGCCACCACCGGCACCCCCGGCCAGACCGGCCTTGGGACCATCTCCCAGGGGTTCCTGGAGATGAGCAACGTCAACGTGGCGAGCGAGATGGTCAACATGATTGTCGGCCAGCGGGCGTACGAGATCAATTCCAAGGCGGTACAGGCGGGCGACGAGATGCTGCAGACCGCCAACAACATGAAGAGGTAA
- a CDS encoding flagellar basal body P-ring protein FlgI, translated as MRRIVVFTMLALLLASSAHAIRIKDIAAFEGVRENQLVGYGLVVGLNGTGDSDQASIHIQSVVNMLERMGITTNVGSIKLKNVAAVMVTATLPPFTKQGNQLDVLVSSMGDAKSIAGGTLIMTPLRGGDSQVYAVAQGSVLTNSFAFGGQAASAQKNHPTAGSIPSGALVEREIPNVLAGKTTLRLNLHKADFTTASRIETAINAKFNSAVATTTDPGSVILKIPEAYANRPVEFVAALETLEVRPDNQAKVVLNERTGTIVMGENVRISTVAVSHGNLSLVIRETPQVSQPTALSTGGQTVTVPRTELKVTEESRRLMVLPEGASIGDVVRALNQLGVTPRDLIGIFQAIKASGALQADLSII; from the coding sequence ATGAGAAGAATAGTCGTCTTTACCATGCTCGCTCTGCTTCTGGCTTCCTCTGCCCATGCCATCAGGATCAAGGACATTGCCGCCTTCGAAGGGGTGCGCGAGAACCAGTTGGTCGGATACGGCCTGGTTGTCGGCCTCAACGGCACCGGCGACAGCGACCAGGCCTCGATTCATATCCAGTCCGTCGTCAATATGCTGGAACGGATGGGGATTACCACCAACGTCGGTTCCATCAAGCTGAAAAACGTGGCCGCGGTCATGGTCACGGCAACGCTGCCCCCCTTCACCAAGCAGGGGAACCAGTTGGATGTGCTGGTGTCATCCATGGGCGATGCAAAAAGCATTGCCGGAGGCACCCTCATCATGACGCCCCTCCGGGGTGGCGACAGCCAGGTGTACGCCGTTGCCCAGGGGTCGGTCCTGACCAACTCCTTTGCCTTTGGCGGCCAAGCGGCCAGCGCCCAGAAAAACCACCCCACCGCCGGCAGCATTCCCAGCGGCGCGCTTGTGGAGCGGGAGATCCCCAACGTGCTGGCGGGCAAGACGACCCTGCGCCTCAATCTGCACAAGGCGGATTTCACTACCGCATCCCGCATAGAGACGGCCATTAACGCCAAGTTCAACTCGGCCGTCGCGACCACCACCGACCCCGGTTCGGTGATCCTGAAGATCCCGGAGGCCTACGCCAACCGCCCGGTAGAGTTTGTGGCCGCCCTGGAAACCCTCGAGGTTCGGCCGGATAACCAGGCCAAGGTGGTGCTCAACGAACGGACCGGCACCATCGTCATGGGAGAGAATGTGCGCATCTCCACGGTGGCGGTGTCCCACGGCAATCTTTCCCTCGTGATCAGGGAGACGCCGCAGGTGTCCCAGCCGACGGCGCTCAGCACGGGCGGCCAAACGGTGACCGTGCCCCGCACCGAATTGAAGGTGACGGAAGAGTCGCGGCGCCTGATGGTCCTGCCGGAGGGCGCCAGCATCGGCGATGTCGTGCGGGCCTTGAACCAACTGGGGGTGACCCCCCGCGACCTGATCGGCATCTTCCAGGCGATCAAGGCCTCCGGGGCATTGCAGGCGGACCTTTCCATCATCTAG
- a CDS encoding rod-binding protein: MDIGISPIITDTDNAAAEKARQLQRQTKGTSTGLSPQQLKEAHKVSQDFEALFVGMMLQSMRATVGKDKLTGGGHGEEIYRSMLDQEYAAAAAKRGGLGLAPLIEKDIIRQESRTAVKKTDHQE; the protein is encoded by the coding sequence ATGGATATCGGCATCTCCCCCATAATAACCGATACCGACAATGCTGCCGCCGAAAAGGCGCGGCAACTGCAACGGCAGACAAAGGGCACTTCGACCGGCCTGAGCCCGCAGCAGCTCAAGGAGGCCCACAAGGTCTCCCAGGATTTCGAAGCCCTTTTCGTGGGCATGATGCTGCAATCCATGCGGGCGACGGTCGGCAAGGACAAGCTGACCGGGGGCGGCCACGGCGAAGAGATTTATCGCTCCATGCTGGACCAGGAGTATGCCGCAGCCGCAGCCAAGCGGGGCGGCCTGGGGCTGGCACCCCTCATCGAGAAGGATATTATCCGCCAGGAAAGCCGAACTGCCGTCAAAAAAACGGACCATCAGGAATGA
- a CDS encoding DUF190 domain-containing protein has protein sequence MTKLIGEKMLMRIFIGESDRHGRKPLYEALVELLRKEGFAGATVLRGVCGFGAHSVCHTQKLLDLSADLPLIVEVVDSQERINAIMPRIDEMMDGGMITLEKATVIRYSGKNKEP, from the coding sequence ATGACAAAACTGATCGGCGAGAAGATGCTGATGCGGATATTCATCGGAGAGAGCGACCGCCACGGCCGCAAGCCGCTGTACGAGGCGCTCGTGGAACTGTTGCGCAAGGAGGGCTTTGCCGGGGCCACGGTCCTGCGCGGGGTCTGCGGCTTCGGCGCCCACAGCGTGTGCCACACCCAAAAACTCCTGGACCTCTCCGCCGACCTGCCGCTGATCGTCGAGGTGGTGGACAGTCAGGAGCGGATCAACGCCATCATGCCCCGCATCGACGAGATGATGGACGGCGGCATGATCACGCTGGAGAAGGCGACGGTTATCCGCTACAGCGGCAAGAACAAGGAACCGTGA
- a CDS encoding MATE family efflux transporter, whose translation MFNSPARIVSHRHRPVSIRRNVFRLSMPVLLSSLFQRLVSIVDIFLTGGLGAAAIAATGLGQLLMFVTMTVFWGLATGATVVIAHLWGAGRREEARRAAYVSCLACLAMTAVCTAAGAAWGGDIARMMGTAPDVQALAADYIRLVFLGLVWTTGLNILSAVMQGAGDTRTPMEAIILVNILHVALAWPLIYGAPGFPALGVKGAAIAINSSEFVGFSYLLVQAVRKRYLTFGRPDGWLFGMVWRVGWPVALERVAQQSGQLFYSSFIIGYGTGAYAAHQIGISIESLSFMPGAGMGIAAATLMGQALGAGKLRRARISHNEALRLAVVVMTLMALVFFCAPHYLIGLFTHDGDVIAKGSVFLRLVAFAQVPLALSFVYAGSLRGAGDTFYVFIVTLLAMWGIRVALSWVAAAWLHLSLYAVWGVFLIDWYFRGAAFAWRYHKRDLHGIAV comes from the coding sequence ATGTTCAACAGCCCTGCCAGAATCGTTTCGCACCGTCATAGGCCGGTCTCCATCCGGCGTAACGTTTTCCGCCTCTCCATGCCGGTGCTCCTCTCCTCGCTGTTCCAGCGCCTGGTATCCATCGTCGATATCTTCCTGACCGGCGGGCTGGGGGCTGCCGCCATTGCCGCCACCGGACTGGGCCAATTGCTGATGTTCGTCACCATGACCGTGTTCTGGGGGTTGGCCACCGGGGCAACGGTGGTGATCGCCCATCTGTGGGGTGCCGGTAGGCGCGAGGAAGCCCGCCGGGCGGCCTACGTGAGCTGCCTCGCCTGCCTGGCCATGACGGCGGTCTGCACGGCGGCGGGCGCCGCCTGGGGAGGCGATATCGCCCGCATGATGGGCACCGCACCCGACGTCCAGGCTTTGGCCGCCGACTATATCCGCCTGGTGTTCCTCGGGCTGGTCTGGACAACCGGCCTCAACATCCTTTCCGCCGTCATGCAGGGTGCCGGGGATACCCGCACGCCCATGGAGGCGATCATCCTGGTCAACATCCTGCACGTTGCCCTGGCCTGGCCGCTGATCTACGGCGCGCCCGGCTTTCCGGCGCTGGGGGTCAAAGGCGCTGCCATTGCCATCAACAGCTCGGAATTCGTCGGCTTTTCCTACCTGCTGGTCCAGGCGGTGCGCAAGCGTTACCTTACCTTCGGCCGACCGGACGGCTGGCTTTTCGGCATGGTATGGCGGGTGGGGTGGCCGGTGGCTCTGGAGCGGGTCGCCCAGCAGAGCGGCCAGCTGTTCTATTCGAGCTTCATCATCGGTTACGGCACCGGCGCCTACGCCGCCCACCAGATCGGCATTTCCATCGAATCCCTCTCCTTCATGCCCGGCGCCGGCATGGGGATCGCCGCCGCCACGCTCATGGGGCAGGCCCTGGGGGCCGGGAAGCTCCGCCGCGCGCGCATCAGCCACAACGAGGCGCTGCGGCTGGCCGTGGTGGTCATGACCCTCATGGCGCTCGTCTTCTTCTGCGCCCCCCACTACCTGATCGGGCTGTTCACCCATGACGGCGACGTCATCGCCAAGGGGAGCGTTTTCCTGCGGCTGGTGGCCTTCGCCCAGGTGCCCCTGGCGCTTTCGTTCGTCTATGCCGGCAGTCTCCGGGGGGCGGGCGATACCTTCTACGTCTTCATCGTCACGCTGTTGGCCATGTGGGGGATACGGGTGGCGTTGTCGTGGGTGGCGGCCGCATGGCTGCACCTCTCCCTGTACGCCGTATGGGGGGTGTTCCTGATCGACTGGTATTTCCGCGGGGCGGCCTTTGCCTGGAGATACCACAAACGCGACCTGCACGGCATCGCGGTGTAG
- the flgN gene encoding flagellar export chaperone FlgN → MNKAMIETLTFQLHLLEELRSLLERETHELGGMNLDAMAEINRLKEELTERIEAHTEPLRQAISAAASAMGLGPEASLGDVAAKTAQKDIQRLYRELNVAARQVQERAAMNRDIAERFVAAASTTLSLLTRLVNQSSVYGASGGYQQRATGSVMINREA, encoded by the coding sequence ATGAATAAAGCGATGATCGAGACCCTCACGTTCCAGCTGCACCTGCTCGAAGAGTTGCGCAGCCTCCTTGAACGGGAGACGCATGAACTGGGGGGGATGAACCTGGATGCCATGGCTGAGATAAACCGGCTGAAGGAAGAGCTGACGGAGCGCATAGAGGCCCATACCGAGCCGCTGCGCCAGGCGATCTCCGCGGCCGCCTCCGCCATGGGGCTCGGTCCCGAGGCCTCATTGGGCGACGTTGCGGCCAAAACCGCCCAAAAGGATATTCAGCGGTTGTACCGCGAGCTCAACGTTGCGGCCCGGCAGGTGCAGGAACGGGCCGCCATGAACCGGGACATCGCGGAGCGTTTTGTGGCGGCAGCCAGCACCACCTTGAGCCTGTTGACCCGCCTCGTCAACCAGTCCAGCGTGTACGGCGCATCGGGCGGGTATCAGCAGCGGGCGACAGGGTCGGTCATGATCAACAGGGAGGCATGA
- a CDS encoding flagellar basal body L-ring protein FlgH yields MKRSICLLLLLLCAGCAQQKTEIKTVGLDEQIPKTPLDYSSGSIWQAASSGGITEDVKAHRRGDIITIVISETASASKKASTDTGRSSSVSAGMPNFLGLEKAGILKNNMDLSQLINANVDSKFSGSGSTSRQENLTATISAKVIDVLSNGNLLIEGRRNIKVNNEDQEIVLTGTVRQRDISPDNVVNSIYVSDAKISYSGRGIISDRQSPGWLMNIVDKIWPF; encoded by the coding sequence ATGAAACGGAGCATATGCCTTCTTCTGCTACTGCTGTGCGCAGGCTGCGCACAGCAGAAGACGGAAATCAAGACGGTCGGCCTCGACGAGCAGATTCCGAAAACGCCGTTGGATTATTCCAGCGGTTCCATCTGGCAGGCGGCCTCCTCGGGCGGCATCACCGAGGACGTCAAGGCGCATCGGCGGGGAGACATCATCACCATCGTCATCTCGGAGACGGCCAGCGCATCCAAGAAGGCCAGCACGGATACGGGGCGGAGTTCGTCGGTCAGTGCGGGCATGCCGAATTTCCTGGGCCTGGAGAAGGCCGGCATACTGAAGAACAACATGGATCTGAGCCAACTGATCAATGCCAATGTCGATTCGAAATTTTCCGGTTCCGGCTCCACCTCGCGCCAGGAAAACCTGACGGCGACCATTTCCGCCAAGGTGATCGATGTGCTTTCCAACGGCAACCTGCTGATCGAAGGGCGAAGAAACATCAAGGTTAACAACGAAGACCAGGAAATCGTCCTGACCGGCACCGTGCGGCAGCGGGATATCAGTCCGGACAATGTGGTCAATTCCATTTATGTCTCCGACGCCAAGATCAGCTACTCCGGGAGGGGCATCATCTCCGACCGCCAAAGCCCGGGATGGCTGATGAATATTGTCGACAAGATCTGGCCTTTCTAA
- the flgK gene encoding flagellar hook-associated protein FlgK: MSLNSIMQIGKSGLSGYQIATEVTSENIANVNTPGYSRQRVILETAPQTTANGFSLGTGVSVNGVERYYDGLIQQQMVTAQTTLGYDTAKSTVLQQIEPTFNEVANNGLGASISNFFGAWQDLTLNPTGTSERQTVLTQAQIMVDNFHATSKTLSDTIATQNTSLVATTDSINATLKNIAQLNGQIRTTQLVTGNANELKDQRDQLVQDLSKQVGITYTENSDGTTDIKFADSGAALVTGSQAGAFSLTPNATTPTLYDVNLTPAGGAAAAVVTPTSGALGATLALRDTIIPGYQSQVDTLAKSIADTVNSLHTAGFSPTGGTGQDFFTPPAAASGAAAGLQLASGLTTATIAASGSATLPGDNTKASAIAVLQHDTATMSGATFNSYYDTLVSKVGLDVKSSGDTVTQDTAFSNQLKTLRDSNSGVSLDEELTNLVQYQRSYQASSKLITTATDMMDTVIGLIR; encoded by the coding sequence ATGAGCCTTAATTCAATAATGCAGATCGGCAAGAGCGGCCTCAGCGGATATCAGATCGCTACCGAGGTCACCAGCGAAAATATCGCCAACGTCAACACCCCCGGCTATTCGCGGCAAAGGGTCATTCTGGAGACCGCACCGCAGACCACCGCCAACGGTTTCTCCCTCGGCACCGGCGTCAGCGTCAACGGCGTGGAGCGTTACTACGACGGCTTGATACAGCAACAGATGGTGACTGCCCAGACCACCCTCGGCTACGACACGGCCAAATCCACCGTGCTGCAGCAGATCGAGCCCACGTTCAACGAGGTCGCCAACAACGGCCTGGGCGCCTCCATTTCCAATTTTTTCGGGGCGTGGCAGGATCTTACCCTCAATCCGACCGGCACGTCGGAACGCCAGACGGTTTTGACCCAGGCCCAGATCATGGTGGACAACTTCCATGCCACCAGCAAGACCCTGAGCGATACCATCGCCACCCAGAATACGTCGCTCGTCGCTACGACGGACAGCATCAATGCCACCCTGAAAAACATCGCCCAACTCAACGGCCAGATCAGAACGACCCAGTTGGTGACCGGCAACGCCAATGAGCTGAAGGACCAGCGGGATCAATTGGTGCAGGATCTCTCGAAGCAGGTCGGCATCACCTACACGGAAAACAGCGACGGCACGACGGACATCAAGTTCGCGGACAGCGGCGCCGCCCTGGTGACCGGTTCCCAGGCCGGTGCATTCTCGCTGACGCCCAATGCCACGACACCAACCCTCTATGATGTCAATCTGACGCCGGCCGGCGGAGCGGCCGCGGCGGTGGTAACGCCGACCTCAGGGGCGCTGGGGGCAACCCTGGCGTTGCGCGATACGATCATCCCCGGCTACCAGAGCCAGGTGGATACCCTGGCCAAGTCGATTGCAGACACCGTGAACAGCCTGCATACCGCGGGGTTCAGCCCGACCGGCGGGACCGGCCAGGATTTCTTCACTCCGCCGGCCGCCGCCAGTGGCGCCGCGGCCGGCCTTCAGCTTGCAAGCGGGTTGACAACGGCCACGATAGCCGCATCGGGAAGCGCCACGCTTCCCGGGGATAACACCAAGGCCTCGGCGATTGCCGTGTTGCAACACGACACCGCAACCATGTCCGGGGCGACCTTCAACAGCTATTACGACACCCTGGTCAGCAAGGTCGGCCTGGACGTCAAGTCGAGCGGGGATACCGTGACCCAGGATACGGCATTCAGCAATCAGTTGAAAACGCTCCGCGATTCCAATTCCGGCGTGTCGCTGGATGAAGAATTGACCAATCTCGTGCAATACCAGCGTTCCTACCAGGCTTCGTCTAAATTGATCACCACGGCGACCGATATGATGGATACCGTCATTGGACTTATCAGATAA
- the flgL gene encoding flagellar hook-associated protein FlgL: MRITSNMTSDLALYNLQQGQAKLNKLQEQASSQVQINRPSDDPIGARLLTDIGDKIKAGDQYASNITKTSTWLQTTSTALDGMAGFMEQAKKLADSITAGSTDPSVGQTVISQLQSLKQQLVDMGNTQYGDQYVFGGTNNQQPFSYTSNSYQGNENTLSVEIGQGATQQMNITGNQLLTGSSTATPANPTPYGTTNILQTIDNLITDIGANNVSGIKADSKAIEAGATQITNAQTDVAARLLRLDNATTLNTNTKNTLETIAGNVQYVDLAQVGVELTQQQTSYQASLSATAKISQMSLLDYLK, from the coding sequence ATGCGCATTACCTCAAACATGACCTCCGATCTGGCCCTCTATAATCTCCAGCAGGGGCAGGCCAAGTTGAACAAGCTGCAGGAACAGGCGTCGTCCCAGGTGCAGATCAACCGTCCCAGCGACGATCCGATCGGTGCCAGGCTCCTGACCGACATCGGCGATAAAATCAAGGCCGGCGACCAGTATGCCAGCAACATCACCAAAACGAGCACCTGGCTGCAGACGACCAGTACGGCGCTGGACGGCATGGCCGGTTTCATGGAACAAGCGAAAAAACTGGCCGATTCGATAACCGCCGGCAGTACCGACCCGAGCGTCGGCCAGACGGTAATCTCCCAGTTGCAATCCCTGAAACAGCAGCTGGTGGACATGGGCAATACCCAGTACGGCGATCAGTATGTGTTCGGGGGGACCAATAACCAGCAACCCTTCAGCTATACGAGCAATAGCTATCAGGGAAATGAAAATACCCTCTCGGTGGAGATCGGCCAGGGGGCGACCCAGCAGATGAATATCACGGGAAACCAGCTGCTTACGGGAAGCTCTACGGCAACGCCGGCGAATCCGACCCCCTATGGCACCACCAATATCCTGCAGACCATCGACAATCTGATCACGGATATCGGCGCCAACAACGTGAGCGGCATCAAGGCCGATTCCAAGGCCATCGAGGCCGGCGCCACCCAGATCACCAACGCCCAGACCGACGTGGCGGCGCGCCTGTTGCGGCTCGATAATGCGACCACGTTGAACACGAACACCAAGAATACCCTGGAGACGATTGCCGGGAATGTCCAGTACGTGGACTTGGCGCAGGTGGGTGTGGAATTGACCCAACAGCAAACCTCTTACCAGGCGTCCCTGTCGGCCACCGCCAAGATTTCACAGATGTCGCTTCTGGACTACCTGAAGTGA